In Verrucomicrobiota bacterium, a single genomic region encodes these proteins:
- a CDS encoding dihydroorotase — translation MNASLHIKGGRIIDPANGIDRIGDLFVRDGIIVDSLPKNEKGERGAEVIDATGKVVSPGLIDIHVHFREPGQSHKETIATGARCAAAGGFTTVVCMPNTSPVADSPATIAWIQERAASTACVNVFCTGAITKGLAGEEMAPIGALAAAGVVALTDDGRCVQNHGVMRRAVEYARHYGLPVMDHCQETTLSADGVMNEGEWSTRLGLPGWPSLAEDLIVARNILLAEETGHPIHCQHISSARSVRLLREARQRGVPITAEACPHHIALTDGELKNFDTNFKMNPPLRTQADIDEIIAGISDGTITILASDHAPHATYEKEVEFDRAPFGILGLETELALFLEILLHQRKALTLPQILGMLTVNPAKFLRLDRGTLSTGAPADITILDPDHAWTVDKNESSSLSRNTPFHGHSLRGRALTTIVGGKVVWDLESGFRS, via the coding sequence ATGAACGCTTCACTGCATATAAAGGGAGGCCGCATCATCGATCCGGCAAACGGAATCGACCGAATCGGGGATCTCTTCGTCAGGGATGGAATCATCGTCGATTCTCTTCCCAAGAATGAAAAAGGTGAAAGAGGTGCTGAGGTCATCGATGCCACCGGCAAGGTGGTCTCACCGGGACTCATCGACATCCATGTCCATTTCCGTGAGCCGGGACAATCGCACAAGGAGACGATCGCAACCGGAGCCCGTTGCGCTGCCGCCGGCGGATTCACCACGGTGGTCTGTATGCCGAACACTTCTCCTGTCGCCGACAGTCCTGCAACGATTGCCTGGATCCAAGAGCGCGCCGCTTCCACAGCCTGCGTGAATGTCTTCTGCACGGGAGCCATCACCAAGGGGCTTGCCGGAGAAGAGATGGCTCCGATCGGGGCCTTGGCGGCCGCCGGGGTTGTGGCACTGACCGATGACGGCCGTTGCGTCCAGAACCACGGAGTGATGCGCCGCGCCGTTGAGTATGCCCGACATTACGGCCTGCCCGTGATGGATCATTGCCAGGAGACCACCCTGAGTGCCGACGGTGTCATGAACGAAGGGGAGTGGAGTACCCGGCTAGGTTTGCCGGGATGGCCCTCCCTGGCCGAGGACCTCATTGTCGCCAGGAATATTCTGTTAGCTGAGGAGACCGGCCATCCGATTCATTGCCAACATATCAGCTCGGCTCGCAGCGTCCGCCTGCTTAGGGAAGCGCGTCAGCGCGGCGTTCCGATCACCGCCGAGGCTTGCCCCCATCACATCGCTCTCACCGATGGTGAACTGAAGAACTTCGACACGAACTTCAAAATGAATCCCCCCCTGCGTACACAGGCCGACATTGATGAGATCATTGCGGGGATCTCCGACGGCACGATCACCATCCTGGCCAGCGATCATGCTCCTCATGCAACCTATGAGAAGGAAGTGGAATTCGACCGTGCTCCCTTCGGGATCCTCGGATTGGAAACCGAATTGGCCCTCTTCCTGGAGATCTTGCTCCATCAGCGCAAGGCGCTCACCCTCCCGCAGATCCTCGGGATGCTGACTGTCAATCCGGCCAAGTTCCTACGCCTCGATCGGGGGACTCTCTCCACGGGAGCTCCTGCTGATATAACGATCCTCGATCCGGATCATGCATGGACCGTCGACAAGAATGAGTCCTCATCGCTCTCGCGCAACACTCCATTCCATGGTCACTCCCTGCGTGGCAGAGCCCTCACAACCATCGTCGGAGGGAAGGTAGTCTGGGATCTGGAAAGCGGTTTCAGGAGCTGA